In Phlebotomus papatasi isolate M1 unplaced genomic scaffold, Ppap_2.1 HiC_scaffold_90, whole genome shotgun sequence, a single genomic region encodes these proteins:
- the LOC129809394 gene encoding uncharacterized protein LOC129809394 gives MFVSIIDNDPKLSKVQKLQYLMSYVKDNAKRIISTLSITEENYEVAWAALVKEYDDKFTIVNSQIERFCNISNVTSPTASAITELYSTAGSVLNSLDALDVKGRDPWIIYFLLSKLDQETKRLWSIESADKIPTCDDFLSLLNTRIRSLRLCQTMPSAPLDNSSKAPSSRPPFSHQNKSYNSKTNQANVLAAAASNPCPACNNFDHKVFKCPTFLNMAPPERLAFVRQKNLCRKCLISTHSSKDCTYFTCRRCSSHHNTLLHESFYPNNSDSPRPAQASPYTSSTPTTGPQVASVVQDTLPNPEPSTSSNESPDHTALVTQLNASAINSTPQVGCIPRRVFLETAVVHVLDRNGIPTQCRALLDSGAQVNLISQSLYQRLKLPRTLSNIFIGSVVQGGARSKYQTDCTVRSLVDDVNFTMSCQIVTSVLEQKIPNWDMKENHLKIPTDIKLADPTWSVSQPIELLISNEFYNDLLSGALIRLGPGLPVLKDSCLGWIISGPFQAGPDPQSNPVVATTLASIDTTLKKFWTSEEVEPPRHSDPDHLKVEELFRNTTIRDSTGRYVTHIPFKPSLARLDTNLPNATKQFLSLEARLKKNPTLKTNYDKAMTENFTLQFFEEVPDDELNRPSYYLPHHAVVKNTETSRKTRIVMNASSKSQTGLSLNDVAMMGPTVQPDIIEILLRFRMNEFAFACDIEKMYPQILIHPPHRDYHRILWRFHPDQPIKHYRARGVCFGVTSSPFLATRTLNDLSENGKYTHPLASHILTHNFYVDDCLVSVPSIDDAVQAIKQLKDLLASAGMKLAKWNSNESSIVASSSSDPKQDFSSTCSSALGMTWKSAEDHFLYKLSMDFATARTKREILACVASLYDPLGLIGPTVVHGKLILQIMWKHELGWDQPIPDNILVEWTRYAKALPAIEDLTIPRWISNISGSTLKEIHVFTDASSYAYGAVAYAISEDSHGHISSQILIAKSRIAPTELPTIPRLELCAALLGARLLSKIRKAISFTDYFMWTDSTIVLGQIRSKRIRLEQYILSRITEIQALTDVHKWSHVPTNLNPADIISRGMFPEELKNATLWWNGPSFVTQSIKMWPIDPTRSLAEQVAMAAVPYEKNLHPIEIILSRSNNFRKVKRILAYVLRIASKIKTTLSLTPIELDRAEKMLITYAQNTYLSGVKLAIERGRLSTTRAFRHLWPLSLFVDDHGIIRVGGRLKNSSEGYDIRHPILLPKCNITHMIALQLHQDYQHIGPQSLLATLRQKYWPLGSRDITRKVCRSCITCFRNKPILLNQLMGNLPSDRVTLTTPFTTCACDFCGPAIHLEVVGDLTTNSFIAALRRFISRRSAPSQIYCDNATNFRGADAILKQLFIQLKSENSFHDECVAKGITFHFMPPRSPHHGGLHEAAIKSLKYHLRREIGNTILTFEELSTVVCQVEAILNSRPLTPLTEDPNEPAAMTPGHFLIGKPLNMLPEINLTTIPPHSLTRWQLCQKLLQHFAARWRKEYLQTLQPKKKWFTPQDNLKPGDMVILQEDQAAPSHWPMGIVEATYPGGDGKCRVAKIRTTKGTYQRAIQRVAKLPMEGLPPSEFPPGALPLPPDPKGACVKSDPSTLPPSTPKRARSSDEECGPRTRKVSREEVPFTPSPLGSSDSDSEIRDSIIMPNIFEHLKDDDSGDAPSASNVQRRSLPPPLIINHADAKNHAVLECLRKLIPSKFHSKYMSIGLKLQLLDNSAYKDIKDTLIKMNIKFYTHDMKSESMKKYILTGLPEISSLESEVISEMKDVYGITPKEVRKIPPKNRRYSDDCILIVIFDKNGPSLNDLLKIQYIYNVRVKWSHFKPKPRGPTLCDKCYLFGHGAKNCFMEVCCKRCSGPHGVDECPFKAKFKCRNCEGPHAADDPDCPAKTKFLAMRQRLSQNKRNPRSRRFSSTNERQPTSRRSSIVQDRRAPPPTARDFPRPDFLTEQPARKPEGAWGGRDFDRPFSRSDSNLFTAQEILAISKELISGLRRCRSKSEQLDLMFTITVKYLND, from the exons ATGTTTGTGAGCATTATTGACAATGATCCCAAGCTATCCAAGGTGCAAAAATTGCAATACCTCATGTCATATGTAAAAGACAATGCTAAACGGATAATTTCTACCCTCTCCATCACCGAAGAAAACTATGAGGTGGCGTGGGCTGCGCTCGTCAAAGAATATGACGACAAATTTACTATTGTAAATTCCCAAATTGAACGATTCTGCAATATCTCAAATGTGACCTCTCCCACAGCTTCTGCTATCACTGAGCTATATTCCACAGCCGGCTCAGTGCTAAACTCCCTTGATGCGCTCGACGTCAAAGGTCGCGATCCTTGGATAATTTATTTCCTCCTGTCCAAGTTAGATCAAGAGACCAAGAGACTTTGGTCAATAGAATCGGCTGATAAGATCCCTACATGCGATGATTTTTTGTCTCTTTTAAATACTCGAATTCGATCCctgaggttatgtcaaaccATGCCAAGTGCGCCATTAGACAACTCATCAAAGGCTCCCAGTTCAAGGCCACCATTTTCCCACCAAAATAAATCTTACAACTCCAAAACAAATCAGGCAAACGTCCTTGCAGCTGCAGCGTCAAATCCCTGTCCTGCATGCAATAATTTTGATCATAAAGTCTTTAAATGTCCCACTTTCCTTAATATGGCACCACCAGAGAGACTGGCGTTTGTTCGCCAGAAAAATCTTTGCAGGAAATGCCTCATCAGCACTCATTCCAGCAAGGACTGCACATACTTTACATGTAGACGGTGCTCCAGCCACCACAACACACTTTTACATGAATCTTTTTACCCCAATAACTCTGACTCCCCAAGACCTGCTCAAGCTTCGCCTTATACATCCTCAACCCCCACCACTGGTCCTCAAGTTGCCTCAGTCGTACAGGATACTCTACCAAATCCTGAGCCTTCAACGTCTTCCAACGAATCTCCTGATCACACAGCACTAGTGACTCAATTGAACGCGTCTGCCATAAATTCCACACCTCAGGTCGGATGCATTCCCAGGAGAGTTTTCTTGGAAACGGCAGTGGTGCACGTCCTGGATCGCAATGGAATACCCACACAGTGTCGCGCACTTCTAGATTCAGGCGCGCAGGTCAACCTGATTTCCCAGTCCCTATATCAACGTTTAAAACTACCAAGAACCTTATCAAACATTTTCATTGGAAGTGTGGTTCAGGGAGGAGCACGATCGAAGTACCAAACCGACTGTACTGTTCGATCATTGGTGGACGATGTCAATTTTACAATGTCTTGCCAAATAGTAACCTCGGTGCTTGAACAGAAAATCCCTAATTGGGACATGAAGGAAAATCACCTAAAAATCCCCACCGATATCAAACTGGCCGATCCCACTTGGTCCGTATCCCAGCCCATCGAGTTGCTAATTAGCAACGAATTTTATAATGATTTACTTTCTGGGGCACTTATTAGGCTGGGTCCCGGGCTGCCAGTTTTAAAAGACTCGTGCTTGGGATGGATAATCTCAGGTCCATTCCAAGCGGGACCTGATCCCCAATCTAACCCTGTTGTTGCCACAACCCTTGCGTCAATTGACACTACCCTCAAGAAATTTTGGACCTCCGAAGAAGTCGAGCCACCTCGACACTCAGACCCTGATCACTTGAAGGTGGAAGAATTATTCCGTAATACCACGATTCGTGATTCTACTGGCCGCTACGTCACCCATATTCCTTTTAAGCCCAGTCTTGCCAGGCTTGACACAAACCTGCCAAACGCCACCAAGCAATTTTTGTCGCTGGAGGCCaggttgaaaaaaaatcccacatTGAAAACCAACTATGATAAGGCGATGACTGAAAATTTCACGCTCCAATTCTTTGAAGAAGTCCCAGATGATGAGCTGAACCGACCTTCCTATTACTTACCCCATCACGCGGTCGTAAAAAACACTGAGACGTCCAGAAAAACAAGGATCGTGATGAACGCAAGTTCTAAAAGCCAAACAGGTCTCAGCCTCAATGATGTCGCAATGATGGGCCCTACAGTCCAGCCCGACATCATAGAAATCCTCTTACGATTCCGCATGAATGAGTTTGCTTTCGCATGtgacattgaaaaaatgtatcCGCAAATCCTCATTCATCCTCCCCACCGGGACTACCATCGAATCTTGTGGAGATTCCACCCAGACCAACCCATAAAACATTATAGAGCCAGAGGGGTTTGTTTTGGTGTAACCTCTTCCCCTTTCTTGGCTACTCGAACCTTGAATGACCTTTCTGAGAATGGCAAATATACTCATCCTTTAGCCAGTCATATTCTCACGCATAATTTCTATGTTGACGATTGCTTGGTGTCCGTGCCATCAATCGACGATGCTGTTCAGGCCATCAAACAATTAAAAGACCTATTGGCAAGCGCTGGTATGAAATTGGCAAAATGGAACTCTAATGAGTCCAGTATAGTTGCTTCCTCTTCCTCTGATCCCAAACAGGATTTTTCTTCCACTTGCTCTTCTGCGCTTGGCATGACATGGAAATCAGCTGAggatcattttctttataaattgtcTATGGATTTCGCTACAGCTCGTACCAAGAGAGAAATTCTAGCCTGTGTGGCTTCACTATATGACCCATTGGGTTTAATAGGTCCGACAGTGGTCCATGGAAAATTAATCCTTCAAATCATGTGGAAGCATGAGCTTGGATGGGATCAACCCATCCCCGACAATATCCTTGTGGAGTGGACGCGTTACGCCAAAGCTCTGCCAGCTATTGAAGATCTAACCATTCCACGCTGGATATCTAACATTTCTGGTTCCACATTAAAGGAAATTCACGTATTCACGGATGCCAGCTCATATGCTTATGGCGCTGTCGCATACGCGATCTCAGAGGATTCCCATGGTCATATATCATCTCAAATTCTTattgcaaaatctcgaattgcACCCACCGAGCTTCCCACTATACCCCGTCTCGAGCTTTGCGCTGCTTTACTCGGGGCACGTCTTCTCAGCAAAATTCGCAAAGCTATCTCTTTCACAGATTACTTTATGTGGACCGATTCCACTATTGTTCTGGGTCAAATTCGATCTAAACGTATCAGACTCGAACAGTATATTCTGAGTAGAATTACCGAAATACAGGCGTTGACCGATGTTCACAAGTGGAGCCATGTTCCAACAAATTTGAACCCAGCTGACATAATTTCACGTGGCATGTTCCCAGAAGAGCTTAAAAATGCTACATTGTGGTGGAACGGCCCAAGCTTTGTTACTCAATCTATAAAAATGTGGCCAATTGATCCAACTAGGAGTTTAGCAGAACAAGTAGCAATGGCAGCTGTTCCATACGAGAAAAACCTCCATCCCATTGAAATAATCCTAtccagatccaacaacttccgCAAAGTCAAGCGCATCCTTGCTTATGTCCTGCGCATAGCTTCCAAAATCAAGACGACCTTATCCTTAACCCCTATCGAATTAGATCGAGCAGAGAAGATGCTCATCACCTATGCCCAAAACACGTACCTTAGTGGGGTAAAGCTGGCTATCGAAAGGGGAAGGCTGTCCACCACTCGGGCCTTCCGGCACCTTTGGCCACTCAGCCTCTTTGTTGATGACCATGGCATAATACGTGTAGGCGGGAGACTGAAGAATTCTTCAGAGGGATACGATATTCGTCACCCCATCTTATTGCCCAAATGCAACATCACTCACATGATTGCCCTTCAACTACACCAAGATTATCAACACATCGGTCCCCAATCGCTGCTAGCGACCCTGAGGCAGAAATATTGGCCGCTCGGTTCAAGAGATATCACCAGAAAGGTTTGCCGTTCATGTATCACATGCTTCAGGAACAAACCCATCCTTCTTAACCAACTTATGGGCAATCTGCCATCAGATAGAGTCACTCTCACCACTCCATTCACTACGTGTGCTTGTGATTTTTGTGGACCG GCTATTCACTTGGAGGTTGTAGGAGATCTTACCACCAACTCCTTTATAGCTGCTCTAAGACGGTTCATTTCGCGTCGCTCTGCCCCATCGCAAATTTATTGTGACAACGCCACTAATTTTCGTGGAGCGGATGCCATATTAAAACAACTTTTCATTCAGCTAAAGTCTGAAAACAGTTTCCACGACGAATGTGTAGCTAAGGGCATCACCTTTCACTTCATGCCCCCAAGATCTCCTCATCACGGCGGGCTTCACGAAGCGGCTATCAAATCCCTCAAATACCACCTACGCAGAGAAATTGGAAATACTATATTAACCTTTGAAGAACTGTCCACTGTGGTTTGCCAGGTAGAAGCTATTTTGAATAGCAGACCCTTGACCCCATTAACAGAGGATCCCAACGAACCTGCTGCCATGACTCCAGGGCACTTCCTTATTGGAAAACCTCTAAATATGTTGCCAGAAATCAATCTTACCACTATTCCGCCTCATTCTCTTACTCGATGGCAGCTTTGCCAAAAACTTCTGCAGCATTTTGCAGCCAGGTGGAGAAAGGAATACCTCCAAACACTtcaacctaaaaaaaaatggttcacCCCTCAGGACAACCTCAAACCAGGTGATATGGTCATTCTTCAGGAAGATCAGGCTGCTCCCAGTCATTGGCCTATGGGCATTGTTGAGGCCACATATCCTGGGGGGGACGGAAAATGTCGGGTCGCCAAAATACGAACGACAAAGGGCACCTACCAACGGGCAATACAGCGGGTTGCCAAATTACCAATGGAGGGATTACCACCCTCAGAATTCCCGCCCGGAGCAT TGCCTTTGCCCCCGGATCCCAAAGGAGCTTGTGTTAAAAGTGATCCTTCAACACTCCCTCCCTCGACCCCAAAGAGGGCGAGGAGCTCGGATGAGGAGTGCGGCCCTAGAACTAGAAAAGTTTCTCGTGAGGAAGTGCCATTTACACCATCCCCTCTTGGGTCCAGTGATAGTGACAGTGAGATAAGAGACTCAATAATCATGCCCAATATTTTTGAGCATCTAAAAGATGATGACAGTGGGGACGCTCCCAGTGCATCCAATGTCCAGAGGAGGTCATTACCTCCTCCACTCATTATAAATCATGCTGACGCAAAAAATCATGCAGTTTTGGAATGTCTGCGCAAGTTGATTCCGAGCAAATTCCACTCGAAGTATATGAGCATTGGGCTCAAATTACAACTTCTTGACAACAGTGCATATAAAGATATTAAAGACACTTTGATTAAAATGAACATCAAGTTCTACACCCACGATATGAAGAGTGAGAGTATGAAGAAGTACATCTTAACAGGTCTCCCTGAGATCAGCAGCTTGGAGTCTGAGGTCATCTCAGAAATGAAAGATGTCTATGGAATTACACCGAAGGAAGTGAGAAAAATCCCGCCAAAAAATAGGCGATATTCAGATGATTGCATCTTAATagttatttttgacaaaaatggtcCAAGTCTTAATGACCTACTTAAGATCCAATACATCTACAATGTAAGAGTTAAATGGAGCCACTTTAAGCCAAAACCCAGAGGACCCACCCTCTGTGATAAATGTTATCTCTTCGGCCACGGAGCCAAAAATTGCTTCATGGAGGTTTGCTGCAAACGGTGCAGTGGCCCACATGGTGTGGATGAATGTCCTTTTAAAGCAAAGTTTAAGTGCCGAAACTGCGAAGGACCTCATGCTGCTGATGATCCCGACTGTCCGGCGAAAACGAAATTTCTAGCTATGCGACAACGGTTGAGCCAAAACAAGCGTAACCCCCGCTCCCGTAGATTTTCTTCTACCAATGAAAGACAACCAACATCGCGTAGGAGCTCCATAGTTCAGGATAGACGTGCACCACCACCCACCGCGAGAGACTTTCCTCGCCCAGACTTTTTGACTGAGCAACCTGCTAGAAAACCAGAAGGCGCTTGGGGCGGCAGAGACTTTGATCGACCATTCAGCAGGTCTGACAGCAACCTATTTACTGCACAGGAGATCCTTGCTATCTCCAAAGAGCTCATCAGTGGCCTGAGGAGGTGCAGGAGCAAGAGTGAACAACTGGACTTAATGTTCACCATTACTGTCAAATACCTGAATGACTAA